In a single window of the Planctomycetota bacterium genome:
- a CDS encoding endonuclease V, whose protein sequence is MKVRQFHRWDLTYDEAVAVQRRLAARVRQGPPLGKVETVAGADVSAGRKDELLAAVVVVMRARWPYVPGFLSFREAPVVLEAFRQLKTRPDLVICDGQGRAHPRRLGLASHVGLALGVPTIGCAKSLLVGTVPREPGRRRGGRAPLMDGGERIGTALRTQTGVKPVFVSVGYRIDLASAERWVLAASPRFRLAEPIRAAHRLVTAYKASLGGRRPRAPCVVNAR, encoded by the coding sequence GTGAAGGTCCGCCAGTTCCATCGCTGGGACCTGACCTATGACGAAGCGGTCGCCGTCCAGCGGCGTCTGGCGGCCCGCGTCCGCCAGGGCCCCCCGCTCGGAAAGGTTGAGACGGTCGCCGGGGCCGATGTCTCCGCCGGACGCAAGGACGAACTCCTCGCGGCCGTGGTCGTCGTCATGCGCGCCCGTTGGCCCTACGTCCCGGGCTTCCTGAGTTTCCGCGAGGCGCCGGTGGTGTTGGAAGCGTTCCGGCAACTGAAGACGCGGCCGGACCTTGTAATCTGCGACGGACAGGGCCGGGCGCATCCGCGGCGGCTGGGCCTCGCATCCCACGTCGGCCTCGCCCTCGGCGTGCCGACGATCGGCTGCGCGAAGAGCCTCCTCGTCGGCACCGTCCCGCGAGAGCCCGGGCGCCGGCGCGGCGGGCGGGCGCCGCTTATGGACGGCGGCGAACGGATCGGGACGGCCCTTCGCACGCAAACCGGCGTCAAACCCGTTTTCGTGAGCGTCGGCTATCGGATCGACCTGGCGAGCGCGGAGCGGTGGGTCCTGGCCGCGTCGCCCCGGTTCCGCCTGGCCGAGCCCATTCGCGCCGCCCATCGCCTCGTCACCGCGTACAAGGCCTCCCTGGGCGGGCGACGTCCGCGCGCGCCGTGTGTCGTTAACGCCCG